A part of Microbulbifer sp. MI-G genomic DNA contains:
- a CDS encoding protein-disulfide reductase DsbD family protein, whose product MTKTFRNKFLALLAILLLVPGANAQGQDPGSPFATLNDTLDNPFLPVDEAYRQDLLLSGSQLSAIFEIAPEYYLYREKLALYRIENGQKTKLPLSLPSGEVIWDDYFEKETEVYRGQLEFPIRLADTGKVVQLELHYQGCADAGLCYPPQTRHYSVDSGNGSIRMLGTPPRNVATPDTQALSPQENNNRAITVPLALLFAFAGGLLLNLMPCVFPVLSIKLLSVSQAAQSASQRHHHGWAYSIGVILSFVAIAAVMLALRAGGEAIGWGFQLQSPWLVAALAYLFFVMGLSLSGVTEFGSSLMGIGGHLNNSRGLRGSLASGALATLVASPCTAPLMGSALGFAVTQPAVLALSIFAALGAGMAAPFLLLTHLPTLTEKLPRPGPWMDRLKQLLAFPMYLTAVWLLWVLGRQTGGDGVALVLTGAVAIAFALWLWPRHQWRWLQGCVAAVALVLAVLLLPHLSTAPQTQQQSSGYWQPYSAEKLDAARSEGRAVLANMTAAWCITCLANEQMVLSSDAVSHAIEQLGIVAFKGDWTNQDPHISALLAKYKRTSVPLYLLYPAGGGEAKILPQILSRRELLADLEAAARGGLSTSSTP is encoded by the coding sequence ATGACCAAAACTTTCAGAAATAAGTTCCTCGCCCTGCTGGCAATCCTGTTGTTGGTGCCCGGCGCCAATGCCCAGGGGCAAGACCCCGGCAGTCCTTTTGCCACCCTCAACGACACTCTGGACAATCCCTTTCTGCCGGTTGACGAAGCCTACCGGCAGGACCTTTTGCTGAGCGGCAGCCAGCTCAGTGCTATTTTTGAAATAGCCCCTGAATACTACCTCTACCGCGAAAAACTTGCCCTCTACCGTATTGAAAACGGACAAAAGACCAAATTGCCCCTGAGCCTGCCGAGCGGCGAGGTAATCTGGGATGACTACTTCGAAAAAGAAACCGAAGTCTACCGCGGTCAACTGGAATTCCCCATCCGCCTTGCGGACACCGGCAAGGTCGTGCAGTTGGAGCTGCACTATCAGGGCTGCGCCGATGCTGGACTCTGCTATCCACCACAAACCCGTCACTACAGCGTGGACAGCGGCAACGGCAGTATCCGGATGCTGGGGACACCTCCCCGAAATGTCGCAACCCCGGATACCCAAGCGCTCTCCCCCCAGGAGAATAACAACCGTGCCATTACTGTGCCCCTGGCACTGTTGTTTGCTTTCGCCGGCGGACTGTTGTTAAACCTGATGCCCTGTGTTTTTCCGGTACTCTCGATCAAACTACTGTCAGTGAGTCAGGCAGCACAGAGTGCCAGCCAGCGCCACCACCACGGCTGGGCCTACAGTATCGGCGTTATTCTGAGTTTTGTCGCCATTGCCGCGGTCATGCTGGCGCTGCGTGCCGGTGGCGAGGCAATCGGCTGGGGCTTCCAATTACAATCCCCGTGGCTGGTGGCCGCCCTGGCCTACCTGTTCTTTGTGATGGGACTCAGCCTTTCCGGTGTCACCGAATTCGGAAGCAGCCTGATGGGCATCGGCGGTCATTTGAACAACAGCCGGGGTTTGCGCGGCTCCCTGGCTTCCGGCGCCCTGGCCACCCTGGTGGCCAGCCCCTGCACGGCGCCACTGATGGGATCTGCGCTGGGATTCGCTGTGACACAGCCGGCTGTGCTGGCACTCAGTATTTTTGCCGCCTTGGGCGCTGGAATGGCCGCGCCTTTCCTGTTGTTGACTCACCTACCCACCCTGACAGAAAAACTGCCGCGCCCGGGACCCTGGATGGATCGGCTCAAGCAACTGCTGGCCTTCCCCATGTACCTGACCGCAGTCTGGTTGCTGTGGGTACTGGGGCGGCAAACCGGGGGGGATGGCGTCGCTCTGGTACTCACCGGTGCTGTGGCAATCGCCTTTGCCCTGTGGCTCTGGCCCCGCCACCAGTGGCGGTGGCTGCAGGGTTGCGTGGCGGCGGTGGCCCTGGTCTTGGCCGTATTATTATTGCCGCACCTCAGCACTGCACCCCAGACTCAACAACAGTCCAGCGGCTACTGGCAGCCCTACTCAGCCGAAAAACTGGATGCCGCGCGCAGTGAGGGCCGCGCTGTACTGGCGAACATGACTGCTGCATGGTGTATTACCTGCCTGGCGAATGAACAAATGGTGCTGTCGAGTGATGCCGTGAGCCACGCCATTGAACAACTGGGGATTGTGGCCTTCAAGGGGGACTGGACCAATCAGGACCCCCACATCAGTGCGCTGCTGGCCAAGTACAAGCGCACCAGCGTCCCCTTGTACCTCCTCTATCCCGCCGGCGGTGGTGAAGCCAAGATTCTGCCGCAAATACTGTCGCGCCGTGAATTACTGGCGGACCTTGAGGCCGCAGCCCGAGGCGGGCTGAGCACCTCTTCAACCCCGTAA
- a CDS encoding N-acetylglucosaminyltransferase: MPSFERLHSLGICLLVAGVLGACSANKPIRPPATPPPEKTGPSPEEIRQSNVTFFLKRAEQALRKGYLTQPAGASAYDYYLRAQQLDPGNRRARAGIQTLVVTYVEQAREALRQRGFGEVETLLKRAEMLAPGNSLVVELRRQLVRERERARFDLPEGESIGLPVAELNARSEQLAGQLQRLARRIRSEQLRVIIVARDDAEGRWIYQQLREAVPGYRVRGDIKVGSPARLLLVQSGGKSP, translated from the coding sequence TTGCCGTCATTTGAACGCCTTCACAGCCTCGGGATCTGCCTGCTGGTGGCCGGTGTGCTCGGGGCCTGTTCCGCCAATAAGCCTATCCGGCCTCCGGCCACTCCCCCGCCTGAGAAAACGGGGCCTTCGCCGGAAGAGATTCGCCAGAGCAATGTGACTTTTTTTCTCAAGCGTGCCGAGCAGGCCCTGCGCAAGGGCTACCTGACTCAGCCGGCCGGTGCCAGTGCCTATGACTACTATCTGCGCGCGCAGCAATTGGACCCGGGCAATCGCCGGGCCCGGGCCGGTATTCAGACCCTGGTGGTCACCTATGTCGAACAGGCCCGTGAGGCTCTGCGCCAGCGTGGCTTTGGCGAAGTGGAAACACTGCTCAAACGTGCTGAGATGCTGGCACCGGGCAATTCACTGGTGGTGGAATTGCGCCGGCAACTGGTTCGTGAGCGGGAGCGCGCCCGCTTCGATCTTCCCGAGGGAGAGAGCATTGGCCTCCCGGTAGCGGAACTCAATGCCAGGTCGGAACAACTCGCAGGGCAGTTGCAGCGCCTGGCTCGGCGCATTCGCAGTGAGCAGTTGCGCGTCATTATTGTCGCGCGCGATGATGCCGAGGGGCGCTGGATTTACCAGCAACTGCGCGAGGCTGTACCCGGTTATCGGGTGCGGGGGGATATTAAAGTCGGCAGTCCAGCGCGACTGCTTCTAGTTCAATCCGGTGGCAAGAGCCCATGA
- a CDS encoding copper chaperone PCu(A)C has protein sequence MKNPLIAVWIIFGTALLCATQARSTTPVLTVAGYARETLPGAPMSAAYLSLHNTGMQAMLLTEVTLPEVEGASADLHSTEHRGGVSRMRRLQHLAIEAGEQLEMAPGGVHLMLNGLRLQAGETLLLRLLFADASHLDIRVPVIRMDGVNKAQHQHHE, from the coding sequence ATGAAAAATCCATTGATAGCAGTCTGGATAATATTCGGCACAGCGCTGCTGTGTGCGACACAGGCTCGGAGCACGACCCCGGTCCTCACGGTGGCAGGCTATGCCCGTGAAACACTGCCGGGAGCGCCCATGAGCGCCGCCTATCTGTCCCTGCACAATACCGGAATGCAGGCAATGCTGCTGACCGAGGTGACGCTGCCGGAGGTAGAAGGTGCCAGTGCCGACCTGCACTCTACGGAGCACAGGGGCGGTGTCAGCCGTATGCGCCGACTGCAGCATCTAGCTATCGAAGCTGGAGAGCAACTGGAGATGGCACCTGGCGGAGTGCACCTGATGCTCAATGGGCTCCGTCTCCAGGCAGGGGAAACGCTGCTGTTGCGTTTACTCTTTGCGGATGCCTCGCACCTGGATATCCGGGTGCCGGTCATACGTATGGATGGAGTGAATAAGGCCCAGCATCAGCACCATGAATGA
- the aroQ gene encoding type II 3-dehydroquinate dehydratase translates to MAKILLLHGPNLNLLGSREPHIYGVTTLAEVNEAAAHQCSAAGHTLETLQSNSEAALLDRIHLAATTDVDFIVINPAAFTHTSVALRDALAAVAIPFVELHLSNPHTRETFRHRSYLSDLACGVVSGFGPHSYTLALQAAIHQLDMAPRHQRVKPASD, encoded by the coding sequence ATGGCCAAAATTCTTCTCCTGCACGGCCCCAATCTCAATCTGCTTGGCAGCCGGGAGCCGCACATCTACGGTGTCACCACCCTCGCTGAAGTCAACGAGGCCGCCGCTCACCAGTGCAGTGCTGCCGGCCACACGCTGGAGACCTTGCAAAGCAACAGCGAAGCGGCCCTGTTGGACCGCATCCACCTGGCCGCGACTACCGATGTCGATTTTATCGTCATCAACCCGGCGGCCTTTACCCACACCAGCGTGGCCCTGCGGGACGCCCTGGCGGCAGTTGCCATACCCTTTGTTGAACTGCACCTGTCCAACCCCCATACCAGGGAGACCTTCAGGCATCGTTCCTATCTTTCCGATTTGGCCTGTGGTGTAGTGTCCGGCTTCGGTCCGCACAGCTACACACTGGCCCTACAGGCGGCCATACACCAGTTGGATATGGCACCCCGACATCAACGAGTCAAACCTGCGAGTGATTGA
- the mrcB gene encoding penicillin-binding protein 1B: MVSTKRRRTRASTTKRRYRWLKLLFLLALLGALALAGYMVYLDLQLRERLDSRQYQLPARVYARPLVLREGMVMHPGELASEFAALSYREQAVPSEPGSWTREGMEYRVWRRDFIHSDGRSAGAVVSFRLRNDEISNLRDGSGQRLAEFRLDAANIGSLLGGGDDRNPVRFNEIPPLVANTLIAVEDQDFLHHFGISPRGIARAMVANVKAGRLVQGGSTITQQLVKNIFFDHKPSLQRKINEALMAVLMEMHYDKGYILQEYINEVWLGQQGARGIYGFGLAAEFYFQQPLDTLEPHQIALLVGLAKGASYYNPWRHPERAQARRNTVLDVMQTHGLITQTQYALYSTKSLGVVKGGVTAQNPYPAFTERLLEELRPYYSYEELRTAGLRIYTTLAPSVQKLAEEAVSNGVQALEKERHIEDNSLQAAAVLLDNGSGNVLAMVGDRDPDYPGFNRALEARRQVGSLIKPAVYLTALERPLEYNLATLLDDAPIRIEEADGDVWMPQNFDKRAHGQIPLYVALAKSYNLATAHLGLDLGLQNVRQTIRRLGVEAHLPRVPALLLGAVEMTPFEVAGMYQAIANGGEAVQPRTLLAVADAEGVRVQHFRRRTHRGVDPVPAYLLRWGLEQAVREGTGRSSAKRLPGSVAFAGKTGTTNNNRDSWFAGFSPDVTAVVWLGRDDNERTRLTGSTGALPIWTEIMRKLPHQHGPIEPPRGVEFKPVNARGQFMDPDYCRGGYEIPFSFETRLQPAPECRGQDRWRWFRNLFGRDRRDVAPREQMTPGWGVNPSEQQLREERRRQLWEQLRGDDAEEFGPAPGSEDEPIELPSEQGRSQPIDTESRDVPGEEVQPTGPALEDQWP; encoded by the coding sequence ATGGTTTCGACGAAACGCCGGCGCACCAGGGCGTCTACAACCAAGAGGCGATATCGCTGGCTCAAGCTTCTGTTCCTGCTGGCCCTGCTGGGGGCCCTCGCCCTGGCCGGCTACATGGTGTACCTGGATTTGCAGCTGCGCGAGCGCCTGGACAGCCGCCAGTACCAGTTGCCTGCGCGGGTCTACGCGCGACCGCTGGTTCTGCGTGAGGGCATGGTGATGCATCCGGGTGAATTGGCCTCCGAATTCGCCGCCCTCAGTTACCGCGAACAGGCAGTCCCCAGCGAGCCCGGTTCCTGGACTCGCGAGGGTATGGAATACCGGGTCTGGCGCCGCGATTTTATCCACTCCGATGGCCGCAGTGCCGGAGCGGTGGTTTCTTTCCGCCTGCGCAACGATGAAATCAGCAATTTGCGCGATGGCAGTGGCCAGCGTCTGGCCGAATTCCGCCTGGATGCCGCTAATATCGGTTCCCTGCTCGGTGGTGGTGATGATCGCAATCCGGTGCGTTTCAATGAGATTCCCCCATTGGTGGCGAACACGCTGATCGCAGTCGAGGACCAGGATTTTCTCCACCATTTTGGTATTTCACCCCGGGGGATCGCCCGCGCCATGGTGGCCAATGTGAAGGCCGGTCGTTTGGTCCAGGGCGGATCCACCATCACCCAGCAACTGGTGAAAAATATCTTTTTTGACCACAAGCCAAGCCTGCAGCGCAAAATCAACGAGGCGCTGATGGCGGTGTTGATGGAGATGCACTACGACAAGGGCTATATCCTGCAGGAATATATCAACGAAGTGTGGTTGGGGCAGCAGGGCGCGCGCGGCATCTATGGTTTCGGCCTGGCAGCGGAATTCTATTTCCAGCAACCCCTGGACACACTGGAGCCCCACCAGATAGCTCTGCTGGTGGGCTTGGCAAAGGGAGCATCCTATTACAACCCCTGGCGTCATCCGGAGCGTGCGCAGGCGCGCAGAAACACCGTGCTGGATGTGATGCAGACGCACGGGCTGATTACCCAGACGCAATATGCACTCTACTCGACGAAATCCCTGGGGGTGGTCAAAGGCGGAGTCACTGCGCAGAATCCTTATCCGGCCTTTACCGAACGGCTGCTGGAAGAATTGCGGCCCTATTACTCCTATGAGGAGTTGCGCACCGCGGGCCTGAGGATCTACACCACCCTGGCGCCCTCGGTGCAGAAACTTGCCGAGGAGGCAGTCAGCAACGGTGTGCAAGCGCTGGAAAAGGAACGCCATATCGAGGACAACTCCCTGCAGGCGGCCGCAGTGTTGCTGGATAATGGCAGCGGCAATGTGCTGGCTATGGTGGGAGACCGCGACCCGGATTACCCCGGTTTTAACCGCGCTCTGGAGGCCCGCCGTCAAGTGGGTTCCCTGATCAAGCCCGCGGTCTACCTCACCGCGCTGGAGCGGCCCTTGGAATACAATCTGGCCACGCTGCTCGACGATGCCCCGATTCGCATTGAGGAGGCGGATGGCGATGTATGGATGCCGCAGAATTTCGACAAGCGCGCCCACGGCCAGATCCCGTTGTACGTGGCTCTGGCCAAATCCTACAATTTGGCCACCGCCCACCTGGGTCTCGATCTGGGGCTGCAAAATGTACGCCAGACGATTCGCCGTCTGGGCGTAGAGGCCCATCTGCCCCGCGTGCCGGCGCTGCTGCTGGGTGCTGTGGAGATGACCCCCTTCGAGGTGGCGGGGATGTACCAGGCCATCGCCAACGGCGGAGAGGCTGTGCAGCCGCGTACCCTGCTGGCGGTAGCCGATGCAGAAGGGGTTCGCGTCCAGCATTTCCGCCGCCGCACCCATCGCGGTGTGGATCCGGTACCGGCTTACCTACTGCGCTGGGGACTGGAACAGGCCGTGCGTGAAGGTACCGGGCGCAGCTCCGCCAAGCGCCTGCCGGGCAGTGTTGCCTTTGCAGGCAAGACCGGAACCACCAACAACAATCGCGACAGCTGGTTTGCCGGTTTTTCCCCGGATGTGACCGCGGTGGTATGGCTGGGACGCGACGACAATGAGCGCACCCGGCTCACCGGTTCCACCGGTGCCCTGCCGATCTGGACGGAAATCATGCGCAAGCTGCCCCACCAGCATGGGCCGATAGAACCTCCGCGGGGGGTAGAGTTCAAGCCGGTCAATGCACGCGGCCAGTTTATGGACCCCGATTACTGCCGCGGTGGCTACGAGATACCTTTCTCCTTCGAAACTCGCCTGCAACCGGCACCGGAATGCCGGGGGCAGGATCGCTGGCGCTGGTTCCGCAACCTGTTTGGCCGCGACCGCCGTGACGTGGCACCGCGGGAGCAGATGACGCCGGGCTGGGGGGTGAACCCCAGCGAACAGCAACTGCGCGAAGAGCGTCGCCGCCAGCTGTGGGAGCAGCTGAGGGGGGATGATGCGGAGGAATTCGGACCGGCGCCGGGCTCTGAGGACGAGCCGATCGAGCTCCCCAGCGAACAGGGCCGCTCGCAGCCCATTGACACAGAGTCCCGCGACGTGCCCGGCGAGGAGGTGCAGCCCACAGGCCCCGCATTGGAAGATCAGTGGCCCTGA
- the hemB gene encoding porphobilinogen synthase, whose product MSQSLGRGAYPNTRLRRLRARSFSRRLVRETQLSSDDLILPLFVIEGRNEIQTVASMPGVHRLSIDLLAKKAKSVQNLGIPAVALFPVVDPTQKSDDARAAHDADGLAQRAVREVKDAAPELGVITDVALDPFTSHGQDGLIDHSGYVINDETVEVLVQQALSHAAAGADMVAPSDMMDGRIGAIRKALERAGHTNTLIMSYAAKYASAYYGPFRDAVGSGGSLKGASKASYQMDPANTDEALHECILDLQEGADMVMVKPGMPYLDIVRRVKEALRVPTFAYQVSGEYAMHCAAFENGWLQREAVILESLLAFKRAGADGILTYFAEEAAQLLQG is encoded by the coding sequence ATGAGTCAGAGTCTCGGCCGCGGTGCCTATCCCAACACCCGCCTGCGCCGCCTGCGCGCCCGGAGTTTTTCCCGTCGACTGGTGCGGGAAACCCAGCTCAGCAGCGATGATCTGATCCTGCCGCTGTTTGTGATTGAGGGTCGCAACGAAATCCAAACGGTGGCGTCAATGCCGGGAGTACACCGCCTGAGCATCGACCTGCTGGCAAAAAAGGCCAAGTCAGTGCAAAACCTGGGGATTCCCGCAGTGGCGCTATTCCCGGTGGTCGACCCCACTCAAAAGAGCGACGATGCCCGCGCCGCCCACGATGCCGACGGACTGGCCCAGCGTGCGGTGCGGGAAGTGAAAGATGCGGCACCGGAACTGGGCGTCATCACCGATGTGGCCCTGGACCCTTTCACCAGCCACGGCCAGGATGGCCTGATAGACCACAGCGGCTATGTTATCAACGATGAAACCGTGGAGGTCCTGGTGCAGCAGGCCCTGTCCCACGCCGCTGCGGGTGCGGATATGGTGGCGCCTTCCGATATGATGGATGGCCGCATCGGCGCCATCCGCAAGGCCCTGGAGCGTGCGGGCCACACCAACACCCTGATCATGTCCTACGCCGCCAAGTACGCCTCCGCCTATTACGGCCCTTTCCGCGATGCAGTGGGTTCCGGCGGCAGCCTGAAAGGCGCTAGCAAGGCGAGCTACCAAATGGATCCCGCCAATACCGACGAAGCGCTACACGAGTGCATCCTGGATCTGCAGGAGGGTGCGGATATGGTGATGGTGAAACCGGGTATGCCCTATCTGGATATTGTACGCCGGGTGAAGGAGGCGTTGCGCGTACCCACTTTTGCCTACCAGGTGAGTGGAGAATACGCTATGCACTGTGCGGCCTTTGAAAACGGCTGGCTTCAGCGCGAGGCGGTGATTCTGGAAAGTCTGCTGGCGTTCAAGCGCGCTGGCGCCGATGGCATTCTCACGTATTTTGCTGAGGAGGCCGCACAACTTCTGCAGGGGTAA
- a CDS encoding EAL domain-containing protein: protein MTLFDPKSAEYLGPLAQLEKGLNPCEGISLQAAEAALGEVADGVIVTDAGGIVLYANPLVSEMTGNLVGLLPGQPLNEGLQLCDTQGAPLPSPLPDIPVREVPSMREIQAYILRCDGARAPLEVTLQVMALWDAGTLKNYVLVLRDTSAARRVSTRLSWQTSHDALTRLPNRQYFESALQKLLAQCVDKRQHHVLLYLDIYQFKVINDTLGFVAGDQLLVQLVALLQHNLCSADLFARVGSDEFAILLRDCTLGEGGRVVARLRDAVQDFSFDWEGDNNRVAVSIGVVGVDCFTANASQLLASANDACCSAREQGRNRVKLFGDSRKVLEHRRETTWVAEIHAALREDRLVLYRQPVISLKGGRKLHHYEILVRMLGRDGGVISPGLFLPAAERYGLIEEVDRWVIRRVFHYMAREQRTGFPGASYAINVSGISLGDDTFAGFVSQELAEARLTPSRVQFEITETSAINNLERALVFIHKLRAAGCSFALDDFGRGVSSLAYLRQLPVDFLKIDGSFVRNMLEDEIDSAMVSTIDHLAKCMGISTIAEYVESPEVMEKLHRMGVDYAQGFGIAPATALPEIDG from the coding sequence ATGACACTGTTTGATCCTAAATCCGCAGAATATTTGGGGCCACTGGCCCAGTTGGAGAAAGGTTTGAACCCCTGTGAGGGAATCAGCCTGCAAGCGGCGGAGGCGGCGCTTGGGGAGGTTGCCGATGGGGTCATTGTGACCGACGCTGGCGGGATCGTTCTGTATGCCAACCCTCTGGTCAGTGAAATGACCGGTAATCTGGTTGGTCTGTTGCCCGGCCAGCCCCTCAACGAGGGGCTGCAGCTCTGTGATACCCAGGGTGCGCCCTTGCCGTCGCCACTACCGGATATCCCTGTGCGCGAAGTCCCCAGCATGCGTGAAATTCAGGCTTACATCCTGCGCTGCGACGGCGCCCGTGCTCCTCTGGAAGTAACCCTGCAGGTGATGGCGTTGTGGGATGCCGGTACCTTGAAAAATTATGTGCTGGTGTTGCGGGATACCTCTGCTGCAAGGCGGGTTTCCACGCGTCTCAGTTGGCAGACCAGCCACGATGCCCTCACCCGTCTGCCCAATCGCCAGTATTTCGAAAGTGCATTGCAAAAGCTTCTGGCCCAGTGTGTCGACAAGCGCCAGCACCATGTCCTGCTGTATCTGGATATCTATCAGTTCAAGGTCATCAATGACACCCTGGGCTTTGTCGCGGGGGATCAGTTACTGGTGCAATTGGTGGCTTTGCTGCAGCACAACCTGTGCAGTGCCGACCTGTTTGCCCGTGTGGGCAGCGATGAGTTTGCCATTTTGCTGCGGGACTGCACATTGGGGGAGGGTGGCCGGGTGGTGGCGCGTCTGCGCGATGCGGTTCAGGACTTCAGCTTTGACTGGGAGGGCGACAACAATCGCGTGGCAGTCTCGATCGGGGTTGTGGGGGTGGACTGCTTTACTGCCAACGCCAGCCAGCTGCTGGCCTCTGCCAACGATGCCTGTTGTTCCGCGCGGGAGCAGGGGCGAAACCGGGTCAAGCTGTTTGGGGACTCCCGCAAGGTGCTGGAGCATCGACGGGAGACCACCTGGGTTGCAGAAATCCATGCCGCCTTGCGGGAGGATCGCCTGGTTCTCTACCGCCAGCCGGTTATTTCCCTGAAGGGAGGGCGCAAACTGCATCACTACGAGATTCTGGTGCGGATGCTCGGTCGCGATGGCGGGGTGATTTCACCGGGCCTGTTTCTGCCCGCCGCGGAGCGTTACGGACTGATTGAAGAGGTGGATCGCTGGGTGATCCGGCGTGTGTTCCACTATATGGCGCGGGAGCAGCGGACCGGGTTCCCCGGGGCCAGTTACGCCATCAATGTTTCCGGTATCAGCCTTGGCGATGATACCTTTGCCGGCTTCGTCTCCCAGGAGCTGGCTGAGGCGAGGCTTACACCCTCGCGGGTACAGTTTGAGATAACCGAGACCAGTGCCATCAACAATCTGGAAAGGGCGCTGGTCTTTATTCACAAGCTGCGTGCCGCCGGTTGCAGTTTTGCCCTCGACGATTTTGGTCGCGGTGTCTCCTCTCTGGCTTACCTGCGCCAGCTGCCGGTGGATTTTCTCAAGATTGATGGCAGTTTCGTGCGTAATATGCTTGAGGATGAAATCGATAGCGCCATGGTCAGTACCATTGATCACCTGGCCAAGTGTATGGGCATCAGTACCATCGCAGAGTATGTGGAAAGCCCCGAGGTGATGGAAAAACTCCACCGGATGGGAGTGGATTATGCCCAGGGATTCGGTATTGCCCCTGCCACGGCGCTTCCGGAGATCGATGGCTGA
- a CDS encoding YajG family lipoprotein, translating into MKNWLLAGVFCLASCAYSPLQIQVYPEFLVTADAIGSGHTLSVQGINELPGGGLGSLGGVYSETSRVSVANDAGEAIAAGLRRGFANWSFRVTDTASQVQVVARLVRLTYNSPDMVYTTTIDTSAEIHLEVKVGAATYFGTYSASGTDRNLVKPSREEVEARVNNILGATLQRVFEDVKLKEFLYTHL; encoded by the coding sequence ATGAAAAACTGGTTGCTTGCAGGGGTCTTTTGTCTGGCCAGCTGCGCTTATAGCCCGCTGCAGATTCAGGTATACCCCGAGTTCCTGGTCACTGCAGACGCCATAGGGTCCGGCCATACCCTGAGCGTACAGGGTATCAATGAACTGCCCGGTGGTGGTTTGGGCTCTCTCGGTGGGGTCTACTCCGAGACGTCCCGAGTCAGTGTTGCCAATGATGCGGGTGAGGCGATAGCGGCCGGACTGCGGCGGGGATTTGCCAACTGGTCTTTTCGTGTGACCGATACCGCCTCCCAGGTGCAGGTGGTCGCAAGGCTGGTGCGGCTGACCTATAACAGCCCCGATATGGTGTACACCACCACCATCGATACTTCTGCTGAGATTCACCTGGAAGTTAAAGTTGGTGCTGCTACCTATTTCGGAACTTACAGCGCTTCCGGCACAGATCGAAATCTGGTCAAACCCAGCCGGGAGGAGGTGGAAGCCCGGGTGAACAACATACTGGGTGCAACCCTGCAACGGGTATTCGAAGACGTGAAATTGAAGGAGTTCCTGTACACACACTTATGA
- a CDS encoding adenosine kinase — MQQYDLYGIGAALLDTEIEVSDEDLSVLDVKKGVMTLVDDVRQQQLLDALGDNLVTAKRACGGSGANTVIAASYFGLRTFYSCKVAADDNGDFYRNNLAAAGVDYPAGLRQAGMGTTGKCLVLITPDAERSMNTYLGISEKLSVEELDTEALAASHWAYIEGYLVSSETGRKAAIALHKQAQQAGVKTALSLSDPAMVQFFGEGLREMVGSGVDMLFCNRDEALGFTGTESLDAAANTLRAYCRSFAITLGADGALLWNGAQLRRVKSPRVHAIDTNGAGDMFAGAFLYGINRDMSFTEAGELACRAAAQVVSQYGPRLREAQHSELLAAVI; from the coding sequence ATGCAGCAATACGACCTCTATGGCATTGGCGCCGCCCTGCTGGATACGGAAATCGAGGTTTCGGATGAGGATTTGTCCGTGCTCGATGTTAAAAAGGGGGTGATGACCCTGGTAGACGATGTGCGACAACAGCAATTGCTGGACGCTCTGGGGGACAACCTTGTGACAGCCAAGCGCGCCTGTGGAGGTTCCGGTGCCAACACAGTAATTGCTGCCAGCTACTTCGGACTGCGCACCTTCTATTCCTGCAAAGTTGCCGCAGATGACAACGGAGACTTTTACCGCAACAATCTGGCTGCTGCAGGGGTCGACTACCCGGCCGGCCTGCGCCAGGCCGGTATGGGTACCACCGGTAAGTGTTTGGTTCTGATCACCCCGGATGCCGAGCGCAGCATGAACACTTACCTGGGAATCAGTGAAAAACTGTCGGTCGAGGAGCTGGACACTGAAGCTCTGGCAGCGTCACATTGGGCTTATATCGAAGGCTACCTGGTCTCCTCGGAAACCGGACGCAAAGCCGCGATTGCCCTGCACAAACAAGCGCAGCAGGCGGGTGTAAAAACTGCCCTGAGTCTCTCTGACCCCGCGATGGTGCAATTCTTTGGCGAGGGCTTGCGGGAGATGGTTGGCAGCGGTGTGGATATGCTGTTCTGCAACCGGGATGAGGCTTTGGGCTTTACCGGTACCGAGTCTCTCGATGCCGCTGCGAACACCCTGCGCGCCTACTGCCGCAGTTTTGCAATCACCCTTGGGGCCGATGGTGCTCTGCTCTGGAATGGCGCCCAGCTACGGCGGGTGAAAAGCCCGCGGGTACACGCCATCGACACCAATGGGGCCGGGGATATGTTTGCAGGGGCCTTCCTCTACGGCATCAATCGCGATATGTCCTTTACCGAAGCCGGGGAGCTGGCCTGTCGCGCCGCCGCCCAGGTCGTCAGTCAGTATGGACCTCGCCTGCGGGAAGCCCAGCACTCGGAGCTGCTTGCCGCAGTCATTTAA